The following coding sequences lie in one Lysobacter capsici genomic window:
- a CDS encoding Sir2 family NAD-dependent protein deacetylase — MKDKIVVFTGAGVSAESGLKTFRDMGGLWHEHRLEDVASPQGWQRDPATVLRFYNERRRGVLAARPNAAHEAIARLEERFDVVVITQNIDDLHERAGSSNVLHVHGEILKSRSTGLTPPRIYTLKGPTIEIGDLCERGSQLRPDVVWFGEAVRHMDEAEAHFATAAKVLAIGTSLTVYPAAGLVNCAPPSAERVFVSPEVQDVPRHYRFLQGTAVETVPPLVQRWISH, encoded by the coding sequence ATGAAAGACAAAATCGTCGTATTCACCGGTGCCGGCGTCAGCGCCGAAAGCGGCCTGAAGACCTTCCGCGACATGGGCGGGCTGTGGCACGAGCATCGCCTGGAAGACGTGGCCTCGCCGCAGGGCTGGCAGCGCGATCCGGCCACCGTGCTGCGTTTCTACAACGAACGCCGCCGCGGCGTGCTGGCCGCGCGCCCGAACGCCGCGCACGAAGCCATCGCCCGGCTGGAAGAGCGCTTCGATGTCGTGGTGATCACCCAGAACATCGACGACCTGCACGAACGCGCCGGGTCCTCGAACGTGCTGCACGTCCATGGCGAAATACTCAAGTCGCGCAGCACCGGGCTCACGCCGCCGCGCATCTACACGCTCAAGGGCCCGACCATCGAGATCGGCGACCTGTGCGAGCGCGGCAGCCAGTTGCGCCCGGACGTGGTCTGGTTCGGCGAAGCCGTGCGCCATATGGACGAAGCCGAAGCGCATTTCGCGACCGCCGCCAAGGTGCTCGCGATCGGTACCTCGCTGACGGTGTATCCGGCCGCGGGCTTGGTCAATTGCGCGCCGCCGTCCGCCGAGCGCGTATTCGTCTCGCCGGAGGTGCAGGACGTGCCGCGTCACTACCGCTTCCTGCAAGGCACCGCGGTGGAGACCGTGCCGCCGTTGGTGCAGCGATGGATCTCGCACTGA